From Cannabis sativa cultivar Pink pepper isolate KNU-18-1 chromosome 8, ASM2916894v1, whole genome shotgun sequence, a single genomic window includes:
- the LOC115699588 gene encoding polygalacturonase inhibitor-like, with product MKASKLLSSLFLTLILFSTFFKPSFSAELCRAKDKKVLLQIKKAFKNPYIYSGWDSKSDCCDWYGVKCDEKTHQIYSLFATDGDLSGPIPPQVGDLPYLEDIHFHKQPNITGPIPFAISKLKNLRSLIITNTGLTGRVPDFLGQMKNLDFISLSFNSLTGTIPRSIGLLPKLGGLLLDRNKLTGPIPDTFGDFKGNDFYLYLSHNQLSGKIPPSLGRKDFTYIDLSRNRLEGDASFLFGSGKTMIQHVDLSRNLLEFDLSKVKFPKSLIFLDLNHNKIKGSIPTGLTVPEFQQFNVSYNRLCGKIPMGGNLQRFDYSAYFHNRCLCGTPLPKCK from the coding sequence TCTTATCCTCTTCTCCACCTTTTTCAAGCCTTCATTCTCAGCTGAGCTCTGCCGCGCAAAAGACAAAAAAGTCCTCCTTCAAATAAAAAAAGCCTTCAAAAACCCTTATATCTATAGTGGTTGGGACTCAAAATCCGACTGCTGCGACTGGTACGGTGTGAAATGCGATGAGAAAACTCACCAAATCTATTCCCTTTTCGCAACCGACGGCGACTTATCCGGACCCATCCCGCCCCAAGTCGGCGACCTTCCATACCTCGAAGACATTCACTTTCACAAACAGCCTAACATCACAGGTCCAATCCCATTTGCTATTTCCAAGCTTAAAAACTTAAGGTCCCTCATAATCACCAACACTGGGCTCACGGGTCGGGTCCCGGATTTCCTAGGCCAAATGAAGAACTTGGATTTTATTTCTCTATCGTTCAACTCCCTTACGGGGACCATCCCGAGATCCATTGGCCTCCTCCCCAAACTTGGTGGGCTCCTTCTAGACCGTAACAAGCTCACGGGACCGATCCCGGATACGTTTGGAGACTTCAAAGGCAATGATTTCTATCTCTACCTTTCTCATAACCAGCTCTCTGGTAAAATACCACCTTCATTGGGGAGAAAGGATTTCACGTATATAGACTTATCGAGAAACAGGCTTGAAGGTGATGCCTCATTCTTATTCGGATCGGGTAAGACTATGATCCAACATGTGGACTTGTCCAGGAACTTGTTGGAGTTTGATCTTTCTAAAGTGAAGTTTCCCAAGAGCTTGATATTCTTGGATCTTAACCATAATAAGATAAAGGGTTCTATTCCGACGGGACTGACAGTGCCAGAGTTCCAACAGTTTAATGTGAGCTATAACAGATTGTGTGGGAAGATTCCTATGGGTGGAAATTTGCAGAGGTTTGATTACTCGGCTTATTTCCATAACCGGTGCTTGTGTGGAACTCCGCTGCCGAAGTGCAAGTAG